One Agelaius phoeniceus isolate bAgePho1 chromosome 6, bAgePho1.hap1, whole genome shotgun sequence DNA window includes the following coding sequences:
- the LOC129122121 gene encoding uncharacterized protein LOC129122121 isoform X2 has product MARAAQRKRCALPEPPQGPFSPTTVPQATRPQREGSVPDSAAVCCPGDGAAPRTLPGPCSASEGEAAPGRPLRSRLPPSLGGPLPPGSRWPAAGPICSRGRLPLPGTAAADGSGAETSEAALCQGAPDWLTGLRNGYLGPTEYKLLSCWHENFLLSFFQRTLSKY; this is encoded by the exons ATGGCCCGGGCGGCACAGCGCAAACGCTGCGCTCTCCCGGAGCCTCCCCAAGGACCTTTTTCCCCCACCACTGTCCCGCAGGCAACGAGGCCGCAGCGGGAGGGCTCAGTGCCGGACTCGGCAGCCGTTTGCTGCCCGGGGGATGGGGCTGCACCCCGCACGCTGCCCGGTCCCTGCAGCGCCAGCGAGGGGGAGGCAGCGCCGGGGCGGCCGCTCCGGTCCCGGCTCCCTCCGTCCCTTGGCGGGCCGCTCCCGCCAGGCAGCCGCTGGCCGGCGGCGGGACCTATATGCTCTCGCGGAAGGTTACCGCTGCCCGGCACGGCAGCGGCCGACGGAAGCGGTGCTGAGACTTCTGAGGCAGCGCTTTGTCAAGGAGCGCCTGATTGGCTAACGGGACTCCGCAATGGTTATCTG GGCCCTACTGAGTACAAACTGCTTTCCTGCTGGCATGAGAACTTCTTACTGTCTTTTTTCCAAAGAACtctttcaaaatattaa
- the LOC129122121 gene encoding uncharacterized protein LOC129122121 isoform X1, whose protein sequence is MARAAQRKRCALPEPPQGPFSPTTVPQATRPQREGSVPDSAAVCCPGDGAAPRTLPGPCSASEGEAAPGRPLRSRLPPSLGGPLPPGSRWPAAGPICSRGRLPLPGTAAADGSGAETSEAALCQGAPDWLTGLRNGYLVCHLMEPEWYCQITERGAACSCLVNSLNFSFTAYIPRQQNRLIQSRGSQD, encoded by the exons ATGGCCCGGGCGGCACAGCGCAAACGCTGCGCTCTCCCGGAGCCTCCCCAAGGACCTTTTTCCCCCACCACTGTCCCGCAGGCAACGAGGCCGCAGCGGGAGGGCTCAGTGCCGGACTCGGCAGCCGTTTGCTGCCCGGGGGATGGGGCTGCACCCCGCACGCTGCCCGGTCCCTGCAGCGCCAGCGAGGGGGAGGCAGCGCCGGGGCGGCCGCTCCGGTCCCGGCTCCCTCCGTCCCTTGGCGGGCCGCTCCCGCCAGGCAGCCGCTGGCCGGCGGCGGGACCTATATGCTCTCGCGGAAGGTTACCGCTGCCCGGCACGGCAGCGGCCGACGGAAGCGGTGCTGAGACTTCTGAGGCAGCGCTTTGTCAAGGAGCGCCTGATTGGCTAACGGGACTCCGCAATGGTTATCTG GTCTGCCATCTTATGGAGCCTGAATGGTACTGCCAAATAACAGAACGTGGAGCTGCATGTTCATGTTTGGTGAATAGTTTGAATTTTTCCTTTACAG CATACATTCCAAGACAACAAAACAGACTGATACAGAGCAGGGGCTCTCAGGATTAA